One genomic segment of Mangifera indica cultivar Alphonso chromosome 6, CATAS_Mindica_2.1, whole genome shotgun sequence includes these proteins:
- the LOC123219469 gene encoding phospholipase A1-IIgamma-like, translating into MGDITKNWKQLSGENDWEGLLDPLHINLRQYIIHYGERVQAVYDSFNHDKSSPLYGFPLYAPKDLFSNVGLEKGNPFKYTITNYLYAMTDIDSSIDWIVKDQSSWIGYIAVATDEGKAALGRRDILISWRGTLLSGEWLKDVNWPLTSASNLFGDTPHNPHPHVHQGFHSLYTSSNPKSQYSKFSARDQVLRAVRKLVDKYKDEEISITITGHSLGSALATLNAVDIVSGGYNKPTGADKACMVTAFVFASPKVGDKGFKTAFNKLSNLHLLHIRNISDIVPKLPFIFYFKVGKQLKFDTTNSTYVKADNAEEIGALHNLENYLHGIAGTMSEGSGKFELIVKRDIALVNKGADLLKSEFGVPPEWWNPMMNKRMVQQNDGSWKLEYYVPECPSG; encoded by the exons ATGGGTGACATTACAAAGAATTGGAAACAACTAAGCGGTGAGAATGACTGGGAAGGTCTATTGGATCCTCTTCACATCAATCTCCGTCAATATATAATTCACTATGGCGAGAGGGTTCAAGCTGTTTACGACTCCTTCAATCATGACAAGTCATCTCCGTTGTATGGATTTCCTCTATACGCACCCAAAGATCTCTTCTCCAACGTTGGCCTAGAGAAAGGAAATCCTTTTAAGTATACCATCACCAACTATCTCTACGCAATGACAGATATCGATTCCAGTATTGATTGGATTGTAAAGGACCAATCTTCGTGGATCGGTTACATTGCTGTGGCCACAGATGAAGGAAAGGCTGCTTTAGGAAGGAGAGACATTCTCATTTCCTGGAGAGGAACTCTTTTGAGTGGCGAATGGTTGAAGGATGTCAATTGGCCTCTAACTTCAGCTTCAAACTTATTTGGGGACACTCCTCACAATCCTCACCCTCATGTGCACCAGGGATTTCATTCGCTCTACACATCGTCAAACCCAAAATCACAGTACAGCAAATTCAGTGCTAGAGATCAG GTACTGCGTGCAGTGAGGAAATTGGTAGATAAATACAAAGACGAGGAAATTAGTATAACAATAACAGGTCATAGCTTGGGTTCGGCACTTGCGACATTGAATGCAGTAGACATAGTTTCGGGAGGATATAATAAGCCCACGGGAGCGGATAAAGCATGCATGGTCACAGCTTTTGTGTTTGCAAGCCCCAAGGTGGGAGACAAAGGCTTCAAGACTGCATTCAACAAACTCAGCAATCTTCATCTCTTGCACATTAGAAACATCAGTGACATAGTTCCTAAATTGCCTTTTATTTTCTACTTTAAAGTGGGAAAGCAGCTAAAATTTGACACTACTAATTCGACGTACGTAAAAGCTGATAATGCTGAGGAAATAGGTGCTTTGCATAATTTAGAGAATTATCTGCATGGAATTGCAGGGACGATGTCAGAAGGGAGTGGTAAATTTGAACTGATTGTTAAACGTGATATTGCACTCGTGAACAAAGGAGCAGATCTTTTGAAGAGTGAATTTGGTGTACCACCTGAATGGTGGAATCCTATGATGAACAAAAGAATGGTTCAACAGAATGATGGCTCCTGGAAGTTGGAGTATTATGTTCCAGAGTGTCCTAGTGGCTAA